One stretch of Musicola paradisiaca NCPPB 2511 DNA includes these proteins:
- the purH gene encoding bifunctional phosphoribosylaminoimidazolecarboxamide formyltransferase/IMP cyclohydrolase, translated as MQQRRPIRRALLSVSDKAGIVEFAQALSQRGVELLSTGGTARLLADAGLPVTEVSDYTGFPEMMDGRVKTLHPKVHGGILGRRGKDDNVMAQHDIKPIDMVVVNLYPFAQTVAKENCTLEDAVENIDIGGPTMVRSAAKNHNDVAIVVKSGDYTAIIAEIDANEGSLTYETRFNLAIKAFEHTAAYDSMIANYFGSKVPPYHGDTTQPSGRFPRTLNLNFIKKQDMRYGENSHQQAAFYIEEALAEASVATASQHQGKALSYNNIADTDAALECVKEFAEPACVIVKHANPCGVAIGSSILDAYERAYKTDPTSAFGGIIAFNRELDEDTANAIISRQFVEVIIAPSASEAALKATSAKQNVRVLTCGQWQQRLSGLDFKRVNGGLLVQERDLGMVDAAQLRVVTERQPTAAELRDALFCWKVAKFVKSNAIVYARDNMTIGIGAGQMSRVYSAKIAGIKAGDEGLEVKGSVMASDAFFPFRDGIDAAAAVGITCVIQPGGSIRDDEVIAAANEHGIAMLFTDMRHFRH; from the coding sequence ATGCAACAACGTCGTCCTATCCGTCGTGCTTTGCTCAGTGTTTCTGATAAAGCAGGTATTGTTGAATTCGCCCAGGCGCTGTCGCAGCGCGGCGTCGAACTGCTTTCCACCGGCGGTACCGCTCGTCTACTGGCAGATGCCGGATTGCCAGTTACTGAGGTTTCAGATTACACCGGGTTCCCGGAAATGATGGATGGACGAGTCAAGACACTACATCCCAAAGTACACGGTGGTATTTTGGGCCGCCGTGGAAAAGACGACAACGTCATGGCACAGCACGATATCAAACCGATCGATATGGTAGTGGTGAACCTATATCCATTCGCCCAAACCGTGGCTAAAGAGAATTGCACGCTGGAAGATGCCGTGGAAAACATTGATATCGGCGGCCCGACCATGGTTCGCTCTGCGGCCAAGAACCATAATGATGTCGCTATAGTCGTAAAAAGCGGCGACTATACTGCCATCATTGCGGAAATCGATGCCAATGAAGGATCTCTGACTTACGAAACCCGCTTCAATCTGGCGATTAAGGCATTTGAGCATACCGCTGCTTACGACAGCATGATCGCCAACTATTTTGGCAGTAAAGTTCCGCCTTATCATGGTGATACCACCCAGCCTTCCGGCCGTTTCCCGCGGACCTTAAACCTGAACTTTATTAAAAAGCAGGATATGCGTTATGGCGAGAACAGCCACCAGCAGGCCGCGTTCTATATAGAAGAAGCGCTCGCCGAAGCCTCGGTCGCCACAGCCAGCCAGCACCAGGGCAAAGCATTGTCATACAACAACATTGCCGATACCGACGCCGCATTGGAGTGTGTTAAAGAATTCGCCGAGCCCGCCTGCGTCATCGTCAAACACGCCAATCCTTGCGGCGTGGCTATCGGTTCATCGATTTTGGATGCCTACGAACGCGCTTACAAAACCGACCCAACCTCTGCGTTTGGCGGCATCATCGCGTTCAACCGCGAACTCGACGAAGACACAGCCAATGCCATCATCAGCCGCCAGTTTGTCGAGGTGATCATCGCGCCGTCCGCCAGCGAAGCAGCACTGAAAGCGACATCAGCCAAACAGAATGTACGTGTTTTGACTTGCGGCCAGTGGCAACAGCGTCTTTCCGGCTTGGATTTCAAACGCGTCAACGGCGGCTTGTTGGTTCAGGAACGCGATCTGGGTATGGTGGATGCCGCCCAACTGCGGGTAGTCACCGAGCGTCAACCGACAGCGGCAGAGCTGCGTGACGCGCTCTTCTGCTGGAAAGTGGCGAAATTCGTTAAATCCAACGCCATCGTTTATGCTCGCGACAACATGACCATCGGTATCGGCGCCGGCCAGATGAGCCGAGTCTATTCCGCCAAGATCGCCGGGATCAAGGCTGGCGACGAAGGATTGGAAGTCAAAGGCTCCGTTATGGCATCCGATGCTTTCTTCCCATTCCGTGACGGCATCGACGCTGCGGCAGCAGTCGGCATCACCTGTGTTATTCAACCCGGCGGCTCCATCCGCGATGATGAAGTCATCGCCGCCGCTAACGAACACGGCATTGCCATGCTGTTCACCGACATGCGCCATTTCCGTCATTAA